From the Methanoculleus caldifontis genome, the window CGAAGATCGGGAAGATCACGAAGTTCATGATGAGCTGGAAACCATGCATGTCCTCCATCTTCGACGCGATGGCGATCCCGAACGCGGTGAAGGTCACGCCGATCAGGGCCATGAACCCGACGGCGATCAGGAACCCGGCAACCCCGGCGGGTTTGAGCCCGACGAAGAGCGCGAAGATCATGATGATCAGCCCCTGGATGACCGCCGTCGTCGCACCGCCGAGAGTCTGGCCTATCATGATCTCGAGCCGCGAGACCGGGGCGACGAGCGTCTCCTTCAGGAACCCGAACTGTTTGTCCCAGATGACCTGGATCCCGGAGAAGACCGAGGTGAAGAGGACGCTCATCGCCACGATGCCGGGGATGATGAACCCCATGTACCCGTCTTCCATGCCGGGAATCTGGACGACCGAGTTCAGCCCGAAGCCGAGCACCAGCATGAAGAATACAGGCATCCCGAGGCTGCCGACGATCCGGCTCTTCGAGCGCAGGTAGCGCTTGATGTTCCGCAGCCAGATGGCATAGACGATATCCATCCTTACCGCCCCCTTGCCCGGTGGAACATGCGCACCGCCTCTTTCCCGCTTGCCTCCTCATCCCGGATCGATCTGCCCGTGTAGTGCAGGAAGACGTCCTCGAGCGTCGGCTTCCTCACCGAGAGCGAGGTGATCCCGATGTCGCTCCGGACGAGGTCGGTCACGATCCCGGGGACGTGCCGGTCGGCGTCCTGCAGCCGGACCATCACCGTTCCGTCGTGGCGCTCAAGCCCGGAGATCCACGGGGCGGTCAGGAGGCCGGCGACCGCGCCGGGGTCTGGCGAGGCTATGGTGACGACGTCCCCGCCGATCGAGGCCTTCAGGTTCTCCGTGGTGCCGAGCGCGACGATCGTCCCGCGGTCGATGATCGCTATGCGGTCGCAGAGTCGGTCGGCCTCCTCCATGTAGTGGGTGGTGAGGATGATCGTGATCCCCTTCTCGGCGTTCAACCGCGCGATGTACTCCCAGAGGTGGTTCCGGGTCTGCGGGTCGAGGCCGAGCGTGGGCTCGTCGAGAAAGAGCACTTTCGGCTCGTGGAGCAGCCCCCGGGCGATCTCCAGCCGGCGGCGCATGCCGCCCGAGTAGGTCTTGACCAGGTCGTCTTTCCGGTCCTCAAGCCCGACGAGGGCCAGGAGTCTGGTGATCCGCTCCCGGCGCACCCCGGCGGGGATCCGGTAAAGGCGGCCGTGGAAGTCCATGTTCTCGTATGCCGTCAGTTCTTCGTCCAGGCTCTGGTCCTGGAAGACGATCCCGATGGACTTCCGGACATCGTCTTCGGCGGTCACGATATCGTGGCCGTTGACCGTCGCCGTGCCCGAGGTGGGTCTCTGCATCGTCGAGAGCATGGATATCGTCGTCGTCTTTCCCGCTCCGTTCGGGCCGAGGAGTCCGAAGATCTCGCCGCTCTCGATGGAGAGCGAGATGCCGTCGACGGCGACGAGTTCGCCGAACGACTTCGTCAGGTTCTCGGCGCGTATGGCCGGGACGGAGCCGGTCCCCTGGTGCGATATGTCCGTATGCATTCGGGCTCACTCTTCCGGCGGCTCTTCCGGCGGTCTCTCGAAGATCCGGAGCATCTCCTCCGCGATATGGCGGAACTTCTCCGCTTTGACCAGGGCGAGCCCGTGGTTTTCGTCGCCGAGGACCATCAGCGTCTCGCCGGGCTTGATATCGAAGATCTCGCGGGCCTCCTTCGGGATGACGATCTGGCCGCGTTCGCCGACCTTGACCGTCCCGAAGATGTGTTTTCTGCCGTCATGATCGTGGTGGCAGCGGTGGTTGTGGAACATGATTCTGATCCTCTATTGACTTCAGCCTGCGGTCCGCAAGGGCCGGCACCGCAGGTATTCGACAGTCTCCTCTTCAATCGTCCAGAGCCCGGACTCCCGGACTGCCCGACGCGTCTTCGCACGCGGCTGGTGCCCGTCGCCGAGGGCCAGGATCCCCTCTGGTTTCACGATCCGCCGGAGCTCGGCGAGGAACGCGCCCGGATCGTCGACCATGTGGAACATGTCGAGAGCGTAGACGAGATCTGCCGCAGCGTCGGGAAGGCCCGAGGCGTATCCCGTTGCGAGGACGGGGATGACGTTCGCAAGCCCTTCCTCCCGGACCCGCCGTGAGACGGCTTTTACGGCAAGCTCGTGGACATCCACCGCGTAAACGGTGCCGTTTGCGCCGGCGAGCCCGGACGCATCCCTGACGTAACTTCCCGGACCGCAGCCGTAGTCCACGACGGTCATCCCCGTCCCGATCCCGACCCCGGTAAGCAGTCCTCCCGGGGGCCTGATCCAGTCCCGTATGCGGATCGAGAACGACATCAACCGAAAGCTGATATTCGGGATCCGGTCCTGCCCTGCGGCGTTATGCCCGGGTGCGACCATCTCCTGTCCCCTTCCCCGGTGCGCCCCGGTGAGATGCCTGATACAACTCCCCCTCACTTATCATGTAAATCATACTTTTCACACTAATGTGATGTATCATACTACATGAACCTCTCCCTTGAGGCACCCCCCTATTCTCCCTGAGCCGTAGAACCGGGGGTGGGAAAAGCGTCTGCTCCGCGGTGTTTTGGCGGGCAGCTGCCTGCGTCTCTCCGATCATCTCCCGGTGGCTACCGGTGCATCGGGATTCTAAGAAAAAGAGATCGATAAAAGAGTGGGAGTTATTCCTGCCGGCGCTCTGCCTTCTTTGCCGCCAGGCGCTCGATCGCGGCGAGGTCGACGTTGCCGTCGGTCGCGAGTTTTCCCTGCCGGACCGCCCGGTCGACGAACCCCTTCCCGACCTCGTTCCTGACGAAGAGCGTCGTGTAACCGTCCGGCGACCCGACGGCCCCGGCCGAGACGTCCGCGTCCACCGCCGTGAAGTCGGTGCAGACCCCGCAGCCGGGCCGGATAGCCTCCTCCAGCTCGGCGAGCGGGATCGCGATATGCCGCTCGTCCTGCAGGTAGACGTCCAGTTTTCCCTTGATGTCCAGGCGGCGGATCTCCCAGGGCTCGACGTTACGCTCGGACCGGAGTTTCCCCTCGACCAGCCTCTCGTAATCGAAGGTCTCCGTGCAGAAGAGCCCGATCACGAGCCGGATCGCCTTCGCGTAGGGCTGGAGGAGGTCGTGGTCGCTCGCCCGGATCGCCTGCGCCGCCCGTGCCGCGCAGGGCACCCCCACGACGGCGATACGCCGGTACTTCCGGGTGACCACGGCCTCCTTCAAGGAGGCAAGGAGCGGCACCCACCAGGCGTAACGGCTCC encodes:
- a CDS encoding ABC transporter permease: MDIVYAIWLRNIKRYLRSKSRIVGSLGMPVFFMLVLGFGLNSVVQIPGMEDGYMGFIIPGIVAMSVLFTSVFSGIQVIWDKQFGFLKETLVAPVSRLEIMIGQTLGGATTAVIQGLIIMIFALFVGLKPAGVAGFLIAVGFMALIGVTFTAFGIAIASKMEDMHGFQLIMNFVIFPIFGLSGALFPIDSLPGWLRPLTLLDPLTYGVEGIRYGLSGTAQIHPLVCLAVMAGCAVLATVAGAYLFRKIQS
- a CDS encoding ATP-binding cassette domain-containing protein, encoding MHTDISHQGTGSVPAIRAENLTKSFGELVAVDGISLSIESGEIFGLLGPNGAGKTTTISMLSTMQRPTSGTATVNGHDIVTAEDDVRKSIGIVFQDQSLDEELTAYENMDFHGRLYRIPAGVRRERITRLLALVGLEDRKDDLVKTYSGGMRRRLEIARGLLHEPKVLFLDEPTLGLDPQTRNHLWEYIARLNAEKGITIILTTHYMEEADRLCDRIAIIDRGTIVALGTTENLKASIGGDVVTIASPDPGAVAGLLTAPWISGLERHDGTVMVRLQDADRHVPGIVTDLVRSDIGITSLSVRKPTLEDVFLHYTGRSIRDEEASGKEAVRMFHRARGR
- a CDS encoding AbrB/MazE/SpoVT family DNA-binding domain-containing protein, coding for MFHNHRCHHDHDGRKHIFGTVKVGERGQIVIPKEAREIFDIKPGETLMVLGDENHGLALVKAEKFRHIAEEMLRIFERPPEEPPEE
- a CDS encoding class I SAM-dependent methyltransferase; this encodes MVAPGHNAAGQDRIPNISFRLMSFSIRIRDWIRPPGGLLTGVGIGTGMTVVDYGCGPGSYVRDASGLAGANGTVYAVDVHELAVKAVSRRVREEGLANVIPVLATGYASGLPDAAADLVYALDMFHMVDDPGAFLAELRRIVKPEGILALGDGHQPRAKTRRAVRESGLWTIEEETVEYLRCRPLRTAG
- a CDS encoding Coenzyme F420 hydrogenase/dehydrogenase, beta subunit C-terminal domain, with translation METKTFRDLESGVWATALCSGCGACVAVCPADALRFAPGKTEAPVNIGYCKAENDSVPCGACYAACPRVDLAAQGRMLGPYLEAVAARSVLPVERKQSGGAVTAILASALEEGLIDAVVTVTADPWTMKPSAAVITSADVLVQHAGSRYAWWVPLLASLKEAVVTRKYRRIAVVGVPCAARAAQAIRASDHDLLQPYAKAIRLVIGLFCTETFDYERLVEGKLRSERNVEPWEIRRLDIKGKLDVYLQDERHIAIPLAELEEAIRPGCGVCTDFTAVDADVSAGAVGSPDGYTTLFVRNEVGKGFVDRAVRQGKLATDGNVDLAAIERLAAKKAERRQE